From Quercus lobata isolate SW786 chromosome 1, ValleyOak3.0 Primary Assembly, whole genome shotgun sequence, one genomic window encodes:
- the LOC115985545 gene encoding tropinone reductase homolog At5g06060-like isoform X1, with protein sequence MAQPDNSRWSLQGMTALVTGGSKGIGHAIVEELAGFGATVHTCSRNEVDLNECLSECRKKGLQVTGSVCDVSSRAERENLISTASNLFNGKLNILINNVGTNKTKPTLEYTAQDFSFIMATNFESAYHMSQLAHPLLKASSAGSIVFVSSVCGAISISTGSIYGASKGAMNQLTKNLACEWAKDNIRTNCVAPWFMKTPLSQPYLDDENFFNAIISRTPMERVGEPKEVSSLVAFLCLPAASYITGQTICVDGGMTVNGFTFP encoded by the exons ATGGCTCAGCCCGATAACAGTAGGTGGTCTCTTCAGGGCATGACCGCTCTTGTTACCGGTGGAAGCAAAGGAATAGG GCATGCTATTGTGGAGGAACTAGCAGGTTTTGGAGCAACTGTCCATACATGCTCTCGAAACGAAGTCGACCTTAACGAATGTTTAAGTGAATGCAGAAAGAAGGGTCTCCAAGTCACTGGTTCAGTGTGCGATGTATCCTCTAGAGCTGAGAGAGAGAATCTAATTAGCACTGCCTCTAATCTCTTTAATGGGAAACTTAACATCCTT ATAAACAATGTGGggacaaacaaaacaaaaccgaCCTTGGAGTATACGGCCCAAGATTTCTCTTTTATCATGGCCACAAATTTTGAATCAGCTTATCACATGAGCCAACTTGCCCATCCTCTATTGAAAGCTTCGTCAGCAGGAAGCATTGTCTTTGTGTCTTCAGTTTGTGGGGCCATATCAATCAGTACTGGTTCCATATATGGAGCAAGTAAAG GGGCAATGAATCAGCTGACAAAAAATTTGGCATGCGAGTGGGCAAAAGATAATATAAGGACCAATTGTGTTGCGCCTTGGTTCATGAAGACCCCTTTATCCCAACCT TATTTGGATGATGAAAACTTTTTCAATGCTATTATCTCTCGAACACCTATGGAACGCGTTGGAGAGCCCAAAGAGGTGTCTTCCTTGGTAGCATTCCTATGCCTACCGGCGGCCTCATACATAACGGGGCAGACTATATGCGTTGATGGAGGTATGACAGTGAATGGCTTCACGTTCCCATAA
- the LOC115985545 gene encoding senescence-associated protein 13-like isoform X2, with product MAQPDNSRWSLQGMTALVTGGSKGIGHAIVEELAGFGATVHTCSRNEVDLNECLSECRKKGLQVTGSVCDVSSRAERENLISTASNLFNGKLNILINNVGTNKTKPTLEYTAQDFSFIMATNFESAYHMSQLAHPLLKASSAGSIVFVSSVCGAISISTGSIYGASKGAMNQLTKNLACEWAKDNIRTNCVAPWFMKTPLSQPVMTFSSHPCAFFFFFFFFKKRIWMMKTFSMLLSLEHLWNALESPKRCLPW from the exons ATGGCTCAGCCCGATAACAGTAGGTGGTCTCTTCAGGGCATGACCGCTCTTGTTACCGGTGGAAGCAAAGGAATAGG GCATGCTATTGTGGAGGAACTAGCAGGTTTTGGAGCAACTGTCCATACATGCTCTCGAAACGAAGTCGACCTTAACGAATGTTTAAGTGAATGCAGAAAGAAGGGTCTCCAAGTCACTGGTTCAGTGTGCGATGTATCCTCTAGAGCTGAGAGAGAGAATCTAATTAGCACTGCCTCTAATCTCTTTAATGGGAAACTTAACATCCTT ATAAACAATGTGGggacaaacaaaacaaaaccgaCCTTGGAGTATACGGCCCAAGATTTCTCTTTTATCATGGCCACAAATTTTGAATCAGCTTATCACATGAGCCAACTTGCCCATCCTCTATTGAAAGCTTCGTCAGCAGGAAGCATTGTCTTTGTGTCTTCAGTTTGTGGGGCCATATCAATCAGTACTGGTTCCATATATGGAGCAAGTAAAG GGGCAATGAATCAGCTGACAAAAAATTTGGCATGCGAGTGGGCAAAAGATAATATAAGGACCAATTGTGTTGCGCCTTGGTTCATGAAGACCCCTTTATCCCAACCTGTAATGACCTTTTCATCACACCCgtgtgcttttttctttttctttttcttttttaagaaacg TATTTGGATGATGAAAACTTTTTCAATGCTATTATCTCTCGAACACCTATGGAACGCGTTGGAGAGCCCAAAGAGGTGTCTTCCTTGGTAG